The Deltaproteobacteria bacterium genome contains the following window.
AACCTGCTACTTCCTGAAAGTGCCGCCGGGGCGCGCACAGCGCACGTCGTATCGGCACACGATCGGGCGGCGCGGGCTCGTCCGATTCGACGGGGTTCGCGTCGCCAGTCGCTACCCGTTCAACTTGTTTCGCAAGTCGCGTTACATCGAAGATCCCGTCGAGTTACTGGTCTACCCGGAAGTTCGTCCGCTGCCGCCGCCGGCGCCGCGCGCCCACGCGCTCGGCGAAACGGCGTCGCGTCAGATCGGCCGGCGCGGGGACTTCTTCGGCCTGCGCGACTACCGCCACGGCGACGACCGCCACGACATTCACTGGAAGTCCACCGCGCGCGCCGGCCGACTGATGGTCCGCGAGTACGAACAGGAGGCCGAACGCCGCGCCACCGTAGTCGTGGACAACGCGCTGCCCGACGACGCGGGGGCCGCCGAGCGCGACGCGCTCGAGCGTGCGATCAGCCTCGCGGCGTCACTCGCCAACGCGTACATCGCGTCCGGCTACCAGGTGAGGCTGGTGACCCGCGGCGCGGCCCTGCCGTTTTCGGGCGGCCCGATGCACCTCGAGCGCATCCTGCGAGAACTCGCGCTGCTGCCCGCCGCCACCGCCGACGTCCCCTTCGCCGCATCCCTGCCGCCGCGCACCGACAACGTGCTCGTCGTACCCGCGGGCGTACCGCGCGCCGGTGCGCCGGCCGGCGTCACCCATGTGCTGGAGGCCGGCGCGTGAGGTTCGCGGCCGCCCACAAAGTGACGACC
Protein-coding sequences here:
- a CDS encoding DUF58 domain-containing protein, giving the protein MFAAHAARAPPVRGRLSATLIAVTKRPWWSRLWRRLRPPRRLEITREGRYFVFITVAVGLAAINTGNNLLYLVLGWLLSTIVASGAMSDMSLRGIRVHRRPPPRVFANRPFLMEIAVDNLKRGLSSYSLEVEDVADGTRVDKTCYFLKVPPGRAQRTSYRHTIGRRGLVRFDGVRVASRYPFNLFRKSRYIEDPVELLVYPEVRPLPPPAPRAHALGETASRQIGRRGDFFGLRDYRHGDDRHDIHWKSTARAGRLMVREYEQEAERRATVVVDNALPDDAGAAERDALERAISLAASLANAYIASGYQVRLVTRGAALPFSGGPMHLERILRELALLPAATADVPFAASLPPRTDNVLVVPAGVPRAGAPAGVTHVLEAGA